The Herbaspirillum sp. RTI4 genome has a segment encoding these proteins:
- the rimI gene encoding ribosomal protein S18-alanine N-acetyltransferase, with the protein MGASRSAKAGRNSSRLADTMQVTPMLSLDLEAVVAIENAVHTHPWSKAGFVDSLLNDHLAEVARDASARCLGYFVLMLVVDEAHLLNISVRADAQGQGVGRALLTRACELARSKSMESVLLEVRQSNLRAINTYTRHGFVEIGRRKNYYTVTPTAREDAVVMRFTL; encoded by the coding sequence ATGGGTGCCTCACGATCCGCTAAAGCGGGGCGAAATAGCTCCCGACTCGCCGACACCATGCAAGTGACACCCATGCTGTCGCTCGATCTGGAGGCAGTCGTGGCGATTGAAAATGCCGTCCATACCCATCCCTGGAGCAAGGCCGGTTTTGTCGATTCGCTGCTCAACGATCATTTGGCCGAGGTGGCGCGTGACGCTAGCGCCCGTTGTCTGGGATATTTCGTGCTCATGCTGGTCGTCGATGAGGCGCATTTGCTCAATATCAGCGTGCGGGCCGATGCCCAGGGGCAGGGCGTCGGGCGCGCATTATTGACTCGCGCTTGCGAGCTGGCGCGGAGCAAGTCCATGGAGTCGGTGCTGCTGGAAGTGCGCCAGTCCAACCTGCGCGCCATCAACACCTATACGCGCCACGGTTTTGTTGAAATTGGCCGACGCAAAAACTATTACACCGTCACGCCGACCGCACGAGAAGATGCGGTCGTGATGCGATTTACTTTATGA
- a CDS encoding uracil-DNA glycosylase — translation MNDTHRRQLLDAIGIGPTWVRRALPAVMVDGGASAASVADPVALMPIETADTADTALAVDANPPAMGAPVRMETATALSPATNMDWAQLQAAIAACRLCGLCEGRTHTVPGVGDAKARWLFIGEGPGQSEDLQGEPFVGPAGKLLDNMLAAIGLRRGDNVYITNVVKCHPTDESGHDRAPSAAEIAACLPYLQRQIALIQPTMMVALGKTAALSLLGLPPSTTVAALRGTVHRYGELPLIVTYHPAYLLRQPSDKAKAWADLCLATATYAA, via the coding sequence ATGAACGACACGCACCGTAGGCAATTATTGGATGCTATTGGCATCGGCCCGACGTGGGTGCGGCGCGCTCTGCCTGCCGTGATGGTGGATGGGGGCGCAAGCGCTGCGTCGGTAGCGGATCCGGTGGCTCTTATGCCTATTGAAACGGCAGATACGGCAGATACGGCGCTGGCCGTTGATGCAAACCCGCCAGCAATGGGCGCGCCGGTTCGCATGGAAACGGCCACTGCGCTATCGCCGGCGACCAACATGGACTGGGCGCAATTGCAGGCGGCGATTGCGGCTTGCCGTTTGTGCGGCTTGTGCGAGGGGCGCACGCATACAGTACCGGGCGTCGGCGATGCGAAGGCGCGCTGGCTGTTTATCGGCGAAGGCCCTGGACAAAGTGAAGACTTGCAGGGCGAGCCCTTCGTCGGGCCAGCCGGCAAGCTGCTTGATAACATGCTGGCGGCCATCGGTTTGCGGCGCGGGGACAATGTCTACATCACCAATGTCGTCAAATGCCATCCTACCGACGAGAGCGGGCACGACCGTGCGCCCTCGGCGGCTGAAATCGCGGCTTGCCTTCCTTATCTGCAAAGGCAAATTGCCCTGATCCAGCCGACGATGATGGTGGCGCTGGGTAAAACAGCGGCGCTGTCCTTGCTCGGTCTGCCACCGTCCACGACGGTCGCTGCCTTGCGCGGCACGGTGCATCGTTATGGCGAGTTGCCGCTGATCGTGACCTATCACCCGGCCTATCTGCTGCGACAACCGAGCGACAAGGCCAAGGCCTGGGCAGACCTGTGTCTGGCGACGGCGACGTATGCCGCCTGA
- a CDS encoding DUF1853 family protein, producing MPPDSGLPVPFNPYQLQFHQRWGHLRDPHVRALTFLLDAPELLDAMSPQWSGRIAVLDVARHGDPELAGWLAALDAAPQALHAILAAQSTARLGRYAEQLLTFYLRHAGRLVAHNLQVRSDAKLTVGEFDFLLPDASGTGLLHWEFATKFYLLESASAASHMEGFIGPNLADSLGAKMQKIMEQQLRLSAHPAAQACLPQPVRAAQALVKGWLFYRQPELPLSATLGVAADHCRGFWCALGDLDQTAPAYAILPRLQWLAPARLALAECLSAEALNGLLEAHFSGADRSPVMVALLQAEHAGDGSAWEYARGFVVADDWRDRAAEFMRYGIVHV from the coding sequence ATGCCGCCTGACTCCGGACTTCCCGTACCCTTCAATCCCTATCAACTGCAATTCCATCAGCGTTGGGGCCATCTGCGCGACCCCCATGTCCGTGCGCTGACCTTTCTGCTGGATGCCCCTGAGTTACTGGATGCGATGTCGCCGCAATGGTCTGGCCGGATCGCGGTGCTGGACGTCGCCCGGCACGGCGATCCTGAACTGGCTGGCTGGCTGGCCGCGCTCGATGCCGCTCCGCAAGCCTTGCATGCGATACTCGCCGCGCAATCAACGGCCCGGCTGGGACGCTATGCCGAACAGTTACTGACGTTCTATCTGCGCCACGCCGGACGGCTGGTGGCGCATAACCTCCAGGTGCGCAGCGACGCCAAACTGACGGTGGGCGAATTCGATTTTCTGTTGCCCGATGCGAGCGGCACCGGCTTGCTGCACTGGGAATTTGCCACCAAATTTTATTTGCTGGAATCGGCCTCCGCCGCTTCGCACATGGAGGGCTTTATCGGCCCCAATCTGGCCGATAGTCTGGGCGCGAAGATGCAAAAAATCATGGAGCAGCAATTGCGCCTGTCGGCCCATCCTGCCGCACAAGCCTGTTTGCCGCAGCCAGTGCGTGCGGCGCAGGCGCTGGTGAAGGGCTGGTTGTTTTATCGGCAGCCGGAATTGCCCTTGTCAGCGACTCTGGGTGTGGCCGCAGACCATTGTCGCGGCTTCTGGTGCGCTCTGGGCGATCTGGATCAGACCGCGCCTGCGTATGCGATCCTGCCGCGTCTGCAATGGCTGGCCCCGGCGCGCCTTGCGCTGGCGGAGTGCTTATCTGCCGAGGCCTTGAATGGATTGCTGGAGGCGCATTTTTCTGGCGCAGACCGGTCACCGGTCATGGTGGCCTTGCTACAAGCTGAGCATGCCGGTGACGGCAGTGCCTGGGAATACGCGCGTGGTTTCGTGGTAGCCGACGACTGGCGCGATCGTGCGGCCGAGTTCATGCGCTACGGCATCGTTCACGTTTAA
- the lplT gene encoding lysophospholipid transporter LplT: protein MNRGFYTIMAAQFFSSLADNALLIAAISLLAQMQSPQWMTPLLKLFFVLSYVLLAAFVGAFADSLPKGRVMFYTNLIKIVGCGMMFFGVHPLIAYAVVGFGAAAYSPAKYGILTELLPPDNLVAANGWIEGLTVASIILGTVLGGTLVNPDISAMMMALDIPLLSWIDTPTEAALSVVAVIYIIATVLNLNIKDTGARYPHQERNPAKLIVDFARCFTTLWKDKLGQISLAVTTLFWGAGATLQFIVLKWAEKSLQMPLDKAAILQGVVAVGVAIGAVAAAHFVPLKKSLSVMPLGIAMGVVVMSMTMVHSVWVAYPLLVIIGALSGYFVVPMNALLQHRGHVLMSAGHSIAVQNFNENLSVLMMLVLYSFMVRFDLNVNIVILMFGVFVAGLMYLIMRKHTANQREHDSLALIGEHKH, encoded by the coding sequence ATGAATCGTGGTTTTTATACCATCATGGCAGCGCAGTTTTTTTCATCGCTGGCCGACAATGCACTTCTGATCGCCGCTATTTCTCTGCTGGCACAAATGCAGTCCCCGCAATGGATGACCCCGCTGCTGAAACTGTTTTTCGTCTTATCGTATGTCCTGCTGGCCGCCTTTGTCGGCGCCTTCGCCGACTCCCTCCCCAAGGGGCGGGTCATGTTTTACACCAATCTGATCAAGATCGTCGGGTGCGGCATGATGTTTTTTGGGGTGCATCCCCTCATTGCCTATGCCGTCGTCGGTTTTGGCGCGGCGGCCTACTCGCCCGCCAAATACGGCATCCTGACCGAATTGCTGCCGCCGGATAACCTGGTAGCCGCGAACGGCTGGATAGAGGGGCTGACCGTCGCTTCCATCATCCTCGGCACCGTACTAGGCGGAACACTGGTCAATCCAGACATCTCAGCAATGATGATGGCGCTCGATATTCCCCTACTGAGCTGGATCGACACCCCTACCGAAGCCGCCCTGTCGGTCGTCGCTGTCATTTACATTATCGCCACCGTCCTCAACCTGAACATCAAGGACACCGGCGCACGCTATCCGCATCAGGAACGCAACCCGGCCAAGCTGATCGTCGACTTCGCGCGCTGTTTTACTACGCTGTGGAAAGACAAGCTGGGCCAGATTTCGCTGGCGGTGACGACCCTGTTCTGGGGTGCCGGAGCGACCCTGCAATTCATCGTCCTGAAGTGGGCGGAAAAATCGCTGCAAATGCCGCTCGACAAAGCGGCCATTCTGCAAGGCGTGGTGGCGGTAGGCGTAGCAATCGGCGCGGTGGCGGCGGCACACTTCGTGCCGCTGAAAAAGTCGCTGTCAGTCATGCCGCTGGGGATTGCGATGGGCGTGGTGGTGATGAGCATGACCATGGTGCATTCCGTCTGGGTCGCCTACCCCCTGTTAGTGATCATAGGGGCGCTGTCGGGATATTTCGTGGTGCCGATGAATGCCTTGCTGCAACATCGCGGCCACGTCCTGATGAGCGCGGGCCATTCCATCGCGGTGCAAAATTTCAATGAAAATCTGTCCGTGCTGATGATGTTGGTGTTGTACTCGTTCATGGTCAGATTCGACCTGAATGTCAACATCGTGATTCTGATGTTCGGTGTCTTCGTGGCCGGACTGATGTACCTCATCATGCGCAAGCACACCGCTAATCAGCGCGAGCATGACTCGCTGGCGTTGATCGGCGAACATAAGCACTGA
- the alr gene encoding alanine racemase, which yields MPRPLIATIDINALSHNLSVARAHAPLAKVWAVVKANAYGHGLERGLRGFATADGLALIEPENAVRLREMGWDKEILLLEGFFEPIDIALLVQHRLQFAVHCTEQIAMLEAAGLGREAQLHVHLKMNSGMNRLGFRPDQYRAAYERVRRLSAVQNITLMTHFANADDADNPALPLAEQVRRFEQATQGLPDPRSLCNSAADLLHAEIGGQWIRPGVMLYGATPGGSSAQEFGLRPAMTLSSEVIGIQDLLAGDAVGYGSRFVAHEAMRIGIVACGYADGYPRHASTGGPVVVDDVRTRLLGGVSMDMLCVDLSTVPGGGMGSKVCLWGESMPIDEVAHAAGTIGYELMCALAPRVRVQVLE from the coding sequence ATGCCACGTCCGCTCATTGCCACCATCGATATTAACGCTTTATCCCATAATCTTTCGGTCGCGCGCGCGCATGCTCCTTTGGCCAAGGTCTGGGCGGTGGTCAAGGCCAATGCCTACGGGCACGGACTGGAGCGCGGTTTGCGGGGGTTTGCTACGGCGGATGGTCTGGCGCTGATTGAGCCGGAAAATGCGGTGCGCTTGCGTGAAATGGGCTGGGACAAGGAAATTCTCCTGCTGGAAGGGTTTTTCGAGCCTATCGATATTGCCTTGCTGGTTCAGCACCGTCTGCAATTTGCGGTGCACTGCACCGAGCAAATCGCCATGCTGGAAGCGGCCGGGCTCGGTCGTGAGGCGCAGTTGCATGTGCATTTGAAAATGAACAGCGGCATGAACCGTCTCGGCTTCAGGCCGGACCAGTACCGCGCGGCTTACGAACGTGTGCGCCGCTTGTCTGCGGTGCAAAACATCACCCTGATGACGCATTTCGCCAATGCCGACGACGCCGATAATCCGGCGTTGCCGTTAGCGGAGCAGGTACGTCGTTTTGAGCAGGCCACTCAGGGTTTGCCTGACCCACGCAGTCTGTGCAATTCTGCCGCCGATTTGCTGCATGCCGAAATAGGCGGGCAATGGATACGCCCCGGCGTCATGCTCTATGGCGCCACACCGGGCGGAAGCAGTGCGCAAGAGTTCGGATTGCGCCCCGCCATGACGCTATCGAGCGAAGTGATCGGCATCCAGGATCTGCTGGCCGGCGATGCGGTCGGCTATGGCAGTCGTTTTGTGGCGCATGAGGCGATGCGCATTGGCATTGTTGCTTGTGGCTATGCGGATGGGTATCCCCGCCATGCGTCCACCGGCGGCCCTGTCGTGGTGGACGATGTGCGTACGCGCTTGCTGGGAGGCGTATCGATGGATATGTTGTGCGTCGATCTGAGCACCGTGCCGGGGGGGGGTATGGGGAGCAAGGTGTGCTTGTGGGGTGAGAGCATGCCGATTGATGAAGTGGCCCATGCCGCCGGTACTATCGGCTATGAATTGATGTGCGCACTGGCACCGCGAGTGCGGGTGCAGGTGCTTGAGTAG
- the radA gene encoding DNA repair protein RadA, translating into MAKAKTNFTCNECGGIANKWTGQCPACGQWNSLQETIVESGNNRFSSPPQSLAQTAPVLSLADIEAIDVPRFGTGIEEFDRVLGGGLVPGGVVLIGGDPGIGKSTLLLQAMANISQIKKVLYVSGEESGAQIALRAKRLALDADDLKLQAEIQLEKILGTIAEHKPDVVVIDSIQTMYSDALSSAPGSVAQVRECAAQLTRTAKVTGVTIIMVGHVTKEGALAGPRVLEHIVDSVLYFEGDTHSSFRLVRAIKNRFGAVNELGVFAMTEKGLKGVSNPSALFLSQHGEQVAGSCVMVTQEGTRPLLVEIQALVDTSHLPNARRLSVGLEQNRLAMLLAVLHRHAGVAAFDQDVFINAVGGVKITEPAADLAVLLAINSSMRNKPLPKGLVVFGEVGLAGEIRPAPRGQERLREAAKLGFSIAMIPKSNAPKQAVEGLRVIPVERIDEALQKIRDIGDE; encoded by the coding sequence ATGGCCAAAGCAAAAACCAACTTTACCTGCAACGAATGCGGCGGTATCGCGAACAAGTGGACCGGGCAGTGCCCTGCGTGCGGTCAGTGGAACAGTTTGCAGGAAACCATCGTCGAGAGCGGCAACAATCGTTTTTCCAGTCCGCCGCAAAGTCTGGCGCAGACCGCGCCGGTGCTGAGTCTGGCCGATATTGAGGCGATTGACGTGCCGCGTTTCGGTACCGGTATCGAGGAATTCGACCGTGTTCTGGGTGGTGGTCTGGTACCGGGCGGGGTGGTGCTGATCGGCGGCGATCCGGGGATTGGTAAATCGACCCTTCTGTTGCAGGCGATGGCGAATATTTCGCAAATTAAAAAAGTCCTGTACGTCAGCGGCGAAGAATCCGGGGCGCAGATTGCCTTGCGCGCAAAGCGTCTGGCGCTCGATGCGGACGATTTGAAATTGCAGGCGGAAATCCAGCTCGAAAAAATTCTCGGCACGATTGCCGAGCATAAGCCTGACGTAGTGGTCATCGATTCGATTCAGACCATGTATTCGGATGCGCTCAGTTCCGCGCCCGGATCGGTAGCGCAGGTGCGCGAATGCGCTGCGCAACTCACACGTACTGCCAAAGTCACCGGCGTGACCATCATCATGGTCGGGCATGTTACCAAAGAGGGCGCGCTGGCCGGGCCGCGTGTGCTGGAACACATTGTCGATAGCGTGCTGTATTTCGAGGGCGATACGCATTCGAGTTTTCGTCTGGTGCGGGCGATCAAGAATCGTTTTGGCGCGGTCAATGAACTGGGCGTTTTTGCGATGACCGAAAAAGGCTTGAAGGGGGTATCCAATCCTTCGGCCCTGTTTTTGTCGCAGCATGGGGAGCAGGTGGCGGGGTCTTGCGTCATGGTGACGCAAGAAGGAACGCGGCCTCTGCTGGTGGAAATTCAGGCGCTGGTCGATACCTCGCATTTGCCGAACGCGCGGCGACTATCGGTCGGGCTGGAGCAAAACAGGCTGGCGATGCTGCTGGCGGTGCTGCACCGGCACGCGGGTGTTGCTGCCTTCGATCAGGATGTGTTCATCAATGCCGTCGGCGGTGTCAAGATTACCGAACCCGCGGCCGATCTGGCGGTGCTGCTGGCGATCAATTCTTCGATGCGCAATAAGCCCTTGCCCAAGGGCCTGGTAGTGTTTGGCGAAGTCGGTCTGGCCGGTGAGATTCGTCCTGCGCCGCGCGGTCAGGAGCGCTTGCGGGAAGCTGCCAAGCTGGGGTTTTCTATCGCCATGATTCCCAAGTCGAACGCGCCCAAGCAAGCGGTGGAGGGTCTGCGCGTGATTCCGGTGGAACGCATCGACGAAGCGCTGCAAAAAATAAGAGACATCGGCGACGAATAA
- a CDS encoding basic amino acid/polyamine antiporter, which yields MDKIPKLLEKSTATTQSSASRKLGLPLLSAIIFASMVGGGAFNLPQNMAHGAGLKAVTIAWVITFTGMFFLSAAFRALVDKRPDLKAGIYSYAREGFGLFAGFEMAWGYWLAAVFGNVAFAFLLVKTAAYFFPPLATQNSWPSMTAISALIWVMHFIALSGVRRAAVLNLLSSTLNIVMMVIALGFLALAFDADVFVGNWGGMQARLGGLSDQVKSTMLVTLWVFIGIEGAVVVSGRAARSADVGRATLISLIVCTGLYFLISVLPFGLMRQGALAGLATPSLAYVLERAAGEWGMHFMLSALLISLLSSWLSWTILTAELPHEGAKDGVFPRFLAQQNRHHAAVPALWVSSVTMQLVVIVTLFAEDAWMWLISMTGVMILPSYLASTAFLWRLARQTETVGCYGKGPSWSLCVGVSGTAYALWLLYAAGLQFLLLSTILYAFGVPVFWWARRERASDQAAFSSREKMAVALLGLLAVGAVVFIVFGFLSLG from the coding sequence ATGGACAAGATACCCAAACTATTGGAAAAATCGACCGCGACGACGCAGTCATCCGCTTCACGCAAGTTGGGATTGCCACTGTTGAGCGCGATCATTTTTGCGTCGATGGTCGGTGGTGGAGCATTCAATCTGCCGCAAAACATGGCGCATGGCGCAGGACTGAAAGCCGTGACGATTGCCTGGGTGATCACATTTACAGGGATGTTTTTTTTGTCGGCGGCATTCCGTGCGCTGGTCGATAAACGCCCGGATTTGAAAGCCGGAATCTATTCGTATGCAAGGGAAGGTTTCGGCTTGTTTGCGGGTTTTGAGATGGCCTGGGGATATTGGCTGGCAGCGGTGTTTGGCAATGTCGCGTTTGCGTTTCTTCTGGTCAAAACTGCCGCTTATTTTTTCCCTCCGCTTGCTACTCAGAATAGCTGGCCCTCAATGACGGCAATCTCGGCACTGATCTGGGTCATGCACTTCATCGCCCTCTCCGGTGTCAGGCGTGCAGCGGTACTGAATCTGCTTTCCAGCACGCTGAATATAGTGATGATGGTGATTGCGTTGGGGTTCCTGGCGTTGGCGTTCGATGCAGATGTGTTCGTCGGAAATTGGGGGGGAATGCAAGCGCGTTTGGGTGGTCTGTCCGATCAGGTAAAAAGCACGATGCTGGTGACGCTGTGGGTGTTTATCGGCATCGAAGGGGCGGTGGTGGTTTCTGGCCGGGCCGCCCGAAGCGCGGATGTGGGCAGAGCGACGCTGATCAGTCTGATTGTTTGCACGGGACTGTATTTCCTGATATCGGTGCTGCCCTTCGGATTGATGCGTCAAGGGGCGCTGGCTGGTCTGGCGACGCCCTCACTAGCGTATGTCCTGGAGCGTGCGGCGGGCGAATGGGGGATGCATTTCATGCTGAGCGCGCTGCTGATTTCGCTGCTGAGTTCATGGCTTTCCTGGACCATTCTGACGGCAGAATTGCCGCATGAAGGGGCGAAGGATGGCGTATTTCCGCGCTTTCTCGCACAGCAAAATCGCCATCATGCCGCCGTGCCAGCCTTGTGGGTATCGAGTGTCACGATGCAGCTGGTTGTTATTGTCACGCTGTTTGCGGAGGACGCCTGGATGTGGCTGATTTCGATGACCGGCGTCATGATTTTGCCGAGCTATCTGGCTAGTACGGCGTTTCTGTGGCGACTGGCGAGACAAACAGAGACGGTCGGATGCTATGGGAAAGGGCCATCCTGGTCGCTGTGCGTAGGGGTGTCAGGCACGGCGTATGCCTTGTGGTTGCTGTATGCCGCAGGACTTCAGTTCTTGCTGCTCTCGACCATTCTTTATGCTTTCGGCGTCCCTGTTTTCTGGTGGGCGCGGCGCGAGCGTGCGTCGGATCAAGCCGCATTTTCGTCCCGGGAAAAAATGGCGGTCGCCTTGTTGGGCTTGTTAGCCGTTGGTGCGGTGGTCTTTATCGTGTTTGGTTTTCTGTCGCTCGGGTAA
- a CDS encoding arginine deiminase gives MATLGVHSEAGKLRTVMVCHPCLAHRRLTPANCESLLFDDVMWVERAREDHSVFTEWMRTRGIEVLEFHHLLEDVCDDPVGRDWILDRRIVESEVGTGMLRELRAWFQEMPAKQLAELLIGGVAKSELPFDPRGLFGAYLERSDFVIAPLVNLMFQRDPSAWIYGGVTLNPMFWSARRKETLLAAAVYRFHPRFAGQVKIWWGDPDRDHHAETLEGGDVMPLGRGIVLIGMSERSSPQAITQVARSLFAQGAASRVIACQLPKERMVMHLDTVLTFLDGDFVCIYPEVVNGIRCTSLFPGDAAGEVRHERHEEPFLSVVADALGVGSLRILTTGGDVYETQREQWDDGNNLLVLDQRIVVAYDRNTDTNRKLRQAGVEVIEIPGGELGRGRGGSHCLSCPIVRDPITW, from the coding sequence ATGGCAACTTTAGGAGTGCATTCTGAAGCGGGAAAGTTGCGCACTGTCATGGTGTGCCATCCCTGTTTAGCTCACAGGCGGCTGACCCCCGCCAATTGCGAGTCCTTGCTGTTTGACGATGTGATGTGGGTGGAAAGGGCAAGGGAAGATCATTCAGTATTTACAGAGTGGATGCGAACGAGGGGGATCGAAGTCCTGGAGTTTCATCATTTGCTGGAAGATGTTTGCGACGATCCTGTTGGACGCGACTGGATACTGGATCGGCGTATCGTCGAGTCGGAGGTCGGTACCGGCATGCTGCGCGAACTGCGTGCATGGTTTCAGGAAATGCCCGCGAAGCAGCTTGCGGAGCTACTGATTGGTGGTGTGGCCAAGTCTGAGTTGCCGTTCGATCCGCGCGGATTGTTCGGCGCTTATCTGGAACGATCCGATTTTGTGATTGCCCCGCTGGTCAATCTGATGTTTCAGCGCGATCCCAGCGCATGGATTTATGGCGGGGTGACGCTCAATCCCATGTTCTGGTCGGCGCGGCGCAAGGAAACCTTGCTGGCTGCGGCGGTATACCGATTCCATCCCCGGTTTGCCGGTCAGGTGAAGATTTGGTGGGGTGATCCTGATCGCGATCATCACGCCGAAACGCTTGAAGGCGGGGATGTCATGCCGCTCGGCCGCGGCATTGTGCTGATCGGCATGAGTGAGCGTTCAAGCCCGCAGGCGATCACGCAGGTGGCGCGCAGTCTGTTTGCGCAGGGCGCGGCAAGTCGCGTGATTGCCTGTCAGTTACCGAAGGAAAGAATGGTCATGCACCTCGATACGGTTCTGACCTTTCTTGACGGAGATTTTGTCTGCATTTATCCAGAGGTGGTCAATGGCATCCGTTGCACCAGCCTTTTTCCCGGTGATGCGGCAGGCGAAGTGCGCCATGAACGGCATGAAGAGCCATTTCTTTCAGTTGTCGCCGATGCCTTGGGCGTCGGCTCCTTGCGGATATTGACGACCGGCGGCGATGTGTACGAAACCCAGCGCGAGCAGTGGGACGATGGCAATAATTTGTTGGTGCTGGATCAGCGCATCGTGGTGGCTTATGACCGTAATACCGATACCAATCGCAAGCTGCGACAGGCCGGTGTCGAGGTCATTGAAATCCCGGGCGGTGAGTTGGGGCGCGGTCGTGGCGGTAGTCATTGCCTGAGCTGCCCGATTGTGCGTGATCCGATTACTTGGTAG
- a CDS encoding carbamate kinase, which translates to MRIVVALGGNALLKPGEAVSAVAQRRNLRIATAQLAKMALSHELAIVHGNGPQVGLLALQEMSRPVETRFSLDVLDAETEGMIGYLIEQELRNSLPAAGYACATLLTMVEVSRDDPAFGHPDKPIGPVYTEAEATAAMQVHGWTMVHDGGFYRRTVPSPAPVRILQLEPVRWLLERGSIVICAGGGGIPVLAKVGGGYQGVEAVVDKDRSAALLACEIDADLLLIATDVEGVFLDWAMPARRLIRQAHPDDLAGLTFPAGTMGPKVEAACAFAKRTGRRAVIGALNDIERMCAGSAGTLVSCDQSGIAAD; encoded by the coding sequence GTGCGAATAGTGGTCGCTTTGGGAGGGAATGCCTTGCTGAAACCTGGCGAGGCTGTGAGTGCCGTAGCACAGCGCCGGAACTTGCGGATCGCCACGGCGCAATTAGCGAAAATGGCCCTGAGTCACGAGTTGGCAATCGTGCATGGCAATGGGCCGCAGGTGGGTCTGCTGGCCTTGCAGGAAATGTCTCGTCCTGTGGAAACTCGGTTTTCTCTCGATGTGCTGGACGCGGAAACCGAGGGGATGATTGGTTATCTGATCGAGCAGGAACTGCGTAACTCATTACCTGCTGCTGGCTATGCCTGTGCCACATTGCTGACGATGGTGGAGGTATCGCGTGACGACCCGGCTTTCGGCCATCCCGATAAACCTATCGGGCCTGTTTATACGGAAGCCGAGGCGACTGCGGCCATGCAAGTTCATGGCTGGACGATGGTGCATGACGGTGGTTTTTATCGACGGACGGTGCCTAGCCCTGCGCCTGTCCGCATTTTGCAGTTGGAGCCAGTGCGATGGTTGCTGGAACGTGGAAGCATTGTGATTTGCGCTGGCGGCGGGGGTATTCCGGTGCTTGCAAAAGTTGGCGGCGGTTATCAGGGTGTGGAAGCTGTCGTGGATAAAGACAGGAGCGCAGCGCTGCTCGCGTGCGAAATAGATGCGGATCTGTTACTGATTGCGACGGATGTGGAGGGTGTTTTTTTGGATTGGGCCATGCCTGCTCGTCGCTTAATCCGGCAGGCGCATCCCGATGATCTCGCCGGATTGACATTTCCGGCAGGGACGATGGGGCCGAAGGTGGAAGCCGCTTGCGCCTTCGCAAAGCGGACCGGGAGGCGCGCGGTTATCGGCGCTCTTAATGACATCGAACGCATGTGTGCCGGAAGTGCGGGGACCTTGGTTTCTTGCGATCAGAGTGGGATTGCTGCAGATTAG
- the fnr gene encoding fumarate/nitrate reduction transcriptional regulator Fnr, whose protein sequence is MSIPIGQPLLHITQLSLKKQVQKVNCSDCRMRQLCMPMNLGEEEIKRFYEIISRRRIRRGDYLYRMDDPFNNLYAIHCGYFKTYQTDFSGRQQINGFQMAGALLGMDAIHTGRHQCHSMALEDGEICIIPFFRLETLFREIPRLLHHFHKMMSEEITREQNIMLLLGSMRAEQRLASFLINLSSNYAVRGYSSTCFQLRMSRADIGNYIGLSLETVCRLLTRFKKQGWLMVNQREVKLLDIEKLTMLASCGGEGSLKASKAEIVNQKNIKIKVG, encoded by the coding sequence ATGAGTATTCCGATCGGACAGCCCCTTCTCCACATAACGCAACTCAGCTTGAAAAAGCAGGTGCAGAAAGTAAATTGTAGCGATTGCCGCATGCGCCAGTTATGTATGCCAATGAATCTTGGCGAGGAAGAAATCAAGCGATTTTATGAAATTATTAGTCGACGTCGCATACGACGTGGAGATTATTTGTATCGAATGGATGACCCGTTCAATAACTTATACGCCATTCATTGCGGTTACTTTAAAACATACCAAACTGATTTCAGCGGCAGGCAGCAAATCAATGGTTTTCAAATGGCCGGCGCATTGCTGGGTATGGATGCAATTCACACGGGCCGACATCAGTGCCATTCGATGGCGCTGGAAGATGGCGAGATTTGCATCATTCCATTTTTCCGTCTGGAGACTTTGTTCCGTGAAATTCCCCGGCTGCTCCATCATTTCCACAAAATGATGAGTGAAGAAATAACGCGTGAGCAGAACATCATGCTGTTGCTGGGAAGCATGAGGGCAGAGCAGCGGCTGGCTAGTTTTCTGATCAATTTATCCTCCAATTATGCAGTGCGTGGTTATTCCTCCACTTGCTTTCAGTTGCGTATGTCACGTGCAGATATCGGGAACTATATCGGTCTGAGTTTGGAAACTGTGTGTCGCCTTTTGACCCGATTTAAAAAACAAGGTTGGCTGATGGTTAATCAACGTGAGGTGAAATTACTGGATATTGAAAAATTGACGATGCTGGCAAGTTGTGGCGGTGAAGGTAGTTTGAAAGCTAGCAAGGCTGAGATCGTCAATCAAAAAAATATAAAAATAAAAGTTGGCTGA